The genomic segment GGCAGCGCCGTCAGCCTGTTCTCGGGCAGGATGagctcctgcaggctgggcaGGAGGCGGAAAGCATCCGCGTCCGCCCAGGCGATGGAATTGCTCGTCAGGTCTATTCGCTTCAGCTTCTCTggtgggagagagaaaggaggaggctggaggcGTCCCACATCGCCTCTTGTACCCCCCGAGGCTGCCCCAGCGCTGAGCCCAGCCCTCCCCTTGCCTCGACGCACTCAGCCCTGTGAAATCGCCAGCCCGGATGGCGCTGATGCGGTTGAAGCGGGCATAGAGGTAGGTGGTGTCCGGCGGCAGCAGCGGGATGCGCTCCAGGTCGGCGTCGTCGCAGTAGACCGAGGTGCCGATGCAGAGGCAGAGCAAGCAGCTGGGGAGCCCTGGGGgtgaagagaaagctctgggctcggctcggcacggcacggctccaccagcccccctgcagccccccaaaaccctgcGGGACCAGCCTCGTAGGCAAACATGCTCTGCAGTACCGGGAGCGCTcagcccagcacctccagtgagggaagggctgggagAGCTGTGGTGAGAGGCTCTGCTCAGGACCCAGTGGCTCCCACGGGAGATGCAAGGTTCCCAAACTCAACAGCGTTGCACCCAGGGCTCACTTGGACCCCCCTTGTTTTCATTCCGCAGaaggaacagcaacaaaataaataaataaataaaaaccccaCAATTTTGCAATGAACAAAAGACCTGTCTCCACCACCCAAGGGTCCCAGAGAgccaggcagaggcagcaggagggggctACACTGTGCGCCCCCCACGCCCGCTCCCTCTCCTCGCCCCCAGCACCCGCCAGGCTCCGCATCCATTAGTGGGAGAGTTCAAAGCAGCAAGGCAACAATTTCCCTCTGCCTCCTACTTAATTTGTCCCAGTCCGGAGtgacagaaaatgaataaagatATTTATCCCTCGCTACAGGATTTTAATTGTCACTAATCTAATTGCTACTCTGTCCGACTCTCGCAATGCCTCTGCTCATTAagatgttgctgctgtttgccGGAGCTCGTTTCCCAGAAATGTcttgctgcagctctcctgcctgCTGTGTGATAAGGCAAAGCCCGGCACCCCTCATCTCCTCGCTGCCCAGGCACAGCAAATAAattctgctggctgctggggctccttttcctgcagagccccagccGTGCCACCCCGGGACGTTTGGGTTCATTGCGTGGGAAGGAGACTCATCCTGGTCCGCACTCACCCTGCGCGGGGCGGACGGGGCTGGAGGTCGGAGGCTGTGGCTTTGGTGCTGGAGCCGTGGTGCCCACTTTTGGGAGAGCCTCGGGGTCCTTGGGGCGGGGAGCCAGGGTCCCGACCTCGATCTGCAAACACAGCAGGGGCGTGAGGGCTGAGCGAGTGGGGGCACCGCGCAGGTCTCATTGGAAAGCCAGCTCTAAACGCCTCTCCTATCTTCAGGACCCCCCCTCTATTTGCCCAGAGGGATGTGGATGCCTCGTcctgccttcccctgctccatccCGCAGTGATGTGGCCAGGCAGGACACCGGGAAGCTGGAAGAGTTGGGATCAAGTAAAGCCTCCCCACCAgcaagagcagaggaagagcCACCAGGGCTCGTAGGCTTGCGTAGGGGGCTGCGACGCTTCTCCAGCCCTGGCCCAAACCTCggagcagcccctgccttcTGTGCTCCCCCGTGCCCCCCTCACCTTCGGAGCAATGTCACCGTAGTCGTAGAGCTCCTCGTAGTTGCTCAGATCGACCACGTCCCCATAGCTGTCCAGCGTCAGGTCGTAGTTGTCCAGGTCCAGGTTTTCATAGAGCGCGAGGTCAACTTTGGGCTTCTCCACCTTCCTGCTCCCCTCCTGGGCTGGGacggcccaggctgcccccagacACAGGCTGGCGATGCCCACCCAGGCCAGGGGCCGCATCCTGCGCCCAGCCGGGTGCCCTAAAATGATTTGCAAAGCgctgaaagcaaaaagaggGACGGGAAGGCAGGACCTGCACGCCAGCCGCGGCCAGCCCCACTCCGCAGCCGTGTCGGGGAGCTGCAGCCGCTGCAGGGGACgaggcttttcttttcttttcagccCATTTCACGCTCGGCTGGGCTGCCGTGCACAAGAGGCCCCAAGCAGCTGGGCTGCCCTCGCTTCCCGGCGTTCCCAGCCCCGAGGGGGCGGTGAGgggctcggggcaccctgggctGAGGATGCTGCTCCCCAGTTTCTGCTGGTTTCCCCCCAGATCAAATCTTTACAAAATCTTACAATAAAAGCCTTCAACCCTCTTCATGCATCACCAG from the Anas platyrhynchos isolate ZD024472 breed Pekin duck chromosome 27, IASCAAS_PekinDuck_T2T, whole genome shotgun sequence genome contains:
- the OPTC gene encoding opticin isoform X2, whose protein sequence is MRPLAWVGIASLCLGAAWAVPAQEGSRKVEKPKVDLALYENLDLDNYDLTLDSYGDVVDLSNYEELYDYGDIAPKIEVGTLAPRPKDPEALPKVGTTAPAPKPQPPTSSPVRPAQGLPSCLLCLCIGTSVYCDDADLERIPLLPPDTTYLYARFNRISAIRAGDFTGLKKLKRIDLTSNSIAWADADAFRLLPSLQELILPENRLTALPELPRSIVRLDARLNRIPSTGLQPEAFRDLKQLQFLHLSDNQLDYVPTPLPESLRSLHLQNNNIQTMHKDTFCDSQDHSHIRRALEDIRLDGNPINLSLFPNAYFCLPRLPTGRFA
- the OPTC gene encoding opticin isoform X1 codes for the protein MGVSILAVLCAGGSLCKIGAELPHVTLVLPGKLDKHPWGHPAGRRMRPLAWVGIASLCLGAAWAVPAQEGSRKVEKPKVDLALYENLDLDNYDLTLDSYGDVVDLSNYEELYDYGDIAPKIEVGTLAPRPKDPEALPKVGTTAPAPKPQPPTSSPVRPAQGLPSCLLCLCIGTSVYCDDADLERIPLLPPDTTYLYARFNRISAIRAGDFTGLKKLKRIDLTSNSIAWADADAFRLLPSLQELILPENRLTALPELPRSIVRLDARLNRIPSTGLQPEAFRDLKQLQFLHLSDNQLDYVPTPLPESLRSLHLQNNNIQTMHKDTFCDSQDHSHIRRALEDIRLDGNPINLSLFPNAYFCLPRLPTGRFA